A genomic segment from Sulfuritalea hydrogenivorans sk43H encodes:
- a CDS encoding radical SAM/SPASM domain-containing protein, translating to MSVQTTIALAPSRTAPACPASATSPIVGGRVELQLLTTLKCNLKCTYCSLGVGEVLGSQTELKYDIDQLAEFVATHLAGKEVYVTFYGGEPTLNKGLMLDVMQRFPEFRFQLQTNGTLLDSLPDWVLARLSNVLVSIDGGEEITDAYRGRGIWASVMRNVQDIRHKVGGTLTARVTWGNPATSFEELDGLAGTFDYLYWQFVADEMYADDSVARRKAVLVQLIDVFFARTDTLYPLVPLMGIVRNKLLPNRGIELYAGQTQCRVSTHLLNVMPNGQIYPCPDMMYVPAMQMGEIQGNWLSASPLQPHADMPCEGCEAFSWCRRNCMKNLYLGYVKKDGRYRQNVVEPICELLRFIGREVDRRDPHAWFARLPVSERRKLLDAEVYEYVEIMP from the coding sequence ATGTCTGTCCAAACCACCATTGCCCTTGCGCCGTCGCGGACGGCGCCCGCTTGTCCCGCGTCAGCCACGTCGCCCATCGTCGGCGGCCGCGTCGAACTGCAACTGCTGACGACGCTGAAATGCAACCTGAAATGCACCTATTGCTCGCTCGGCGTCGGCGAAGTCCTCGGCTCGCAGACCGAGCTCAAATACGACATCGACCAGCTCGCCGAGTTTGTCGCAACCCATCTGGCCGGCAAGGAGGTCTATGTCACCTTCTACGGCGGCGAGCCGACGCTCAACAAGGGCCTGATGCTCGATGTGATGCAGCGCTTTCCCGAGTTCCGCTTCCAGCTCCAGACCAACGGCACCCTGCTCGACAGCCTGCCCGACTGGGTGCTGGCGCGGCTGTCCAACGTGCTCGTCTCGATCGACGGCGGCGAGGAAATCACCGATGCCTATCGCGGGCGCGGCATCTGGGCCAGCGTCATGCGCAACGTGCAGGACATCCGCCACAAGGTCGGCGGCACGCTGACGGCGCGCGTCACCTGGGGCAATCCGGCGACCAGCTTCGAGGAGCTCGACGGCCTGGCCGGAACCTTCGACTACCTCTACTGGCAGTTCGTCGCCGACGAGATGTACGCCGATGATTCGGTCGCGCGGCGCAAGGCCGTACTGGTGCAATTGATCGACGTTTTCTTCGCCCGCACCGACACGCTGTATCCGCTGGTACCGCTGATGGGCATCGTGCGGAACAAGCTGCTGCCCAATCGCGGCATCGAACTCTACGCCGGGCAGACCCAGTGCCGCGTGTCGACCCACCTGCTCAACGTCATGCCCAACGGCCAGATCTATCCATGCCCGGACATGATGTACGTGCCGGCCATGCAGATGGGCGAGATCCAGGGTAACTGGCTCTCCGCCAGCCCCTTGCAGCCGCATGCCGACATGCCTTGCGAAGGTTGCGAGGCATTTTCCTGGTGCCGCCGCAACTGCATGAAGAATCTCTACCTGGGCTACGTCAAGAAGGACGGGCGCTACCGGCAAAACGTCGTCGAGCCGATCTGCGAACTGCTGCGCTTCATCGGCCGCGAAGTCGACCGCCGCGACCCGCACGCCTGGTTCGCCCGCCTGCCGGTGTCCGAGCGCAGGAAACTGCTGGATGCCGAGGTCTATGAATATGTGGAGATCATGCCCTGA
- a CDS encoding antitoxin: MSQVAKLFTNGRSQAVRLPAAYRFDTSEVFIRQDAETGDVILSRKPANWDGFLAALKGAAVPAGFLGKNERKQAAHDRDPFKDWAE; this comes from the coding sequence ATGAGCCAGGTCGCCAAACTATTCACCAATGGTCGCAGCCAGGCGGTTCGCCTGCCCGCCGCCTATCGCTTCGATACCAGCGAAGTCTTCATTCGCCAGGACGCCGAAACCGGCGACGTGATCCTGTCGCGCAAGCCGGCGAACTGGGATGGTTTCCTTGCGGCGCTCAAGGGCGCTGCCGTGCCTGCCGGCTTTCTCGGCAAGAACGAGCGCAAGCAGGCGGCGCATGACCGTGATCCCTTCAAGGACTGGGCCGAGTGA
- a CDS encoding type II toxin-antitoxin system VapC family toxin produces the protein MKRYMLDTNTVSHLIKAHPAVIRRVLAAPMASLCISAITEGELLFGLAKRPGAKRLHIAVRELLLRLDVLPWNSAEHYGMARAEMEAQGRILASLDLLIAAHALSVGAVLVTNDRAFRQVGGLQLEDWTT, from the coding sequence GTGAAGCGCTACATGCTGGACACCAATACGGTGAGCCATCTGATCAAGGCGCATCCGGCCGTCATCCGTCGCGTGCTGGCCGCGCCGATGGCATCGCTGTGCATTTCGGCCATCACCGAAGGCGAGTTGTTGTTTGGGCTGGCCAAGCGACCGGGAGCAAAGCGGCTGCATATCGCCGTGCGCGAGCTTCTGCTGCGCCTCGATGTTCTGCCCTGGAACAGCGCCGAGCATTACGGAATGGCGAGGGCCGAAATGGAGGCTCAGGGCCGGATTCTCGCATCGCTTGACCTGTTGATCGCCGCGCACGCCTTGAGCGTCGGCGCGGTACTGGTCACCAATGATCGCGCCTTTCGTCAGGTCGGCGGATTGCAGCTTGAAGACTGGACAACGTAG
- the rsmB gene encoding 16S rRNA (cytosine(967)-C(5))-methyltransferase RsmB: MSTPQRSASLAEALLGAAQLIAAVLGGRNFDVALAVSPLAGVTRAAAMDIGYTALRAYGRGDFLLGLLLEKPLKEAVLRGLLLAALARLEARPEEAHTTVDQAVTAASQLARGRFKGLVNGVLRSFLRRREELLALADADPVARWRHPAWWIARLRQDHPDHWESILAAGNTHPPLCLRVNNRRVASADFLIRLNAAGIAAHALDDTAILLDKPVPVERIPGFAEGLCSVQDWGAQTAAGLLDVQDGMRVLDACAAPGGKAAHLLETALVDLTALDADAARAARITDNLRRLGLAATVKVGDARAVDAWWDGRPFDRILADVPCSASGVVRRHPDAKWLRRESDIAGFAATQSAIVDALWRTLGTGGKMLYASCSVFGEENARQVAAFVGRHADARRLPIPGTTTRDAQLQHLPDAEHDGFYYALLQKD, from the coding sequence ATGTCCACTCCCCAACGCTCCGCGTCACTGGCCGAGGCCCTGCTCGGCGCGGCGCAATTGATTGCCGCCGTGCTCGGCGGGCGCAACTTCGATGTTGCGCTGGCGGTGTCGCCGCTCGCCGGCGTCACGCGCGCGGCGGCGATGGACATCGGCTATACGGCATTGCGTGCCTATGGCCGCGGTGATTTCCTGCTGGGCCTGCTGCTGGAGAAGCCGCTGAAAGAGGCGGTCTTGCGCGGCCTGCTGCTGGCGGCGCTGGCGCGGCTGGAAGCACGGCCGGAGGAGGCGCATACCACCGTGGACCAGGCGGTGACGGCGGCATCGCAACTGGCGCGGGGCCGGTTCAAGGGTCTGGTCAATGGCGTGCTGCGCAGCTTCCTGCGCCGGCGCGAAGAACTGCTGGCGCTGGCGGATGCCGATCCGGTGGCGCGCTGGCGGCATCCGGCGTGGTGGATCGCGCGCCTGCGACAGGATCATCCGGATCATTGGGAAAGCATCCTCGCCGCTGGCAATACGCATCCGCCGCTGTGCCTGCGCGTCAACAATCGCCGTGTCGCCAGCGCCGACTTCTTGATCCGCTTGAATGCTGCAGGCATCGCGGCGCACGCGCTAGACGATACCGCGATCCTGCTCGACAAGCCGGTGCCGGTGGAGCGCATTCCGGGTTTTGCCGAAGGCTTGTGCTCGGTGCAGGACTGGGGCGCGCAGACGGCGGCCGGCTTGCTTGATGTGCAGGACGGCATGCGCGTGCTGGATGCCTGCGCGGCGCCCGGCGGCAAGGCGGCGCATCTGCTGGAAACCGCGCTGGTCGACCTGACGGCGCTCGATGCCGACGCCGCGCGCGCCGCCCGCATCACCGACAACCTGCGGCGGCTGGGGCTGGCGGCGACCGTGAAGGTGGGCGACGCGCGCGCGGTCGATGCCTGGTGGGACGGCCGTCCCTTCGATCGCATTCTGGCCGACGTACCCTGCTCGGCCTCGGGCGTGGTGCGCCGCCACCCCGATGCGAAATGGCTGCGGCGCGAATCGGACATCGCCGGCTTCGCCGCGACGCAAAGCGCCATCGTCGATGCCCTGTGGCGTACTCTCGGCACAGGTGGCAAAATGCTCTATGCAAGCTGCTCGGTGTTTGGGGAGGAGAATGCCCGTCAGGTGGCGGCCTTCGTCGGCCGCCATGCCGACGCAAGGCGTCTGCCGATACCGGGAACGACAACCCGCGATGCACAACTGCAACATTTGCCCGATGCCGAACATGACGGCTTTTATTACGCGCTGCTGCAAAAGGATTGA
- a CDS encoding DUF4390 domain-containing protein — MTAFITRCCKRIEAGLARLALALLLLTAFAVQAGSIEPKRAALTPGEDGYALSAEFALDLGNRLEDAVARGVPLYFNLEFVLERPRKYWVNEHVVTRSLTYRLSYSSLTRQYRLTTGSLHQNFGSLAEALRVVGRIAALPVVEKDAIKAGESYEAAVRLALDRSQLPKPFQVDAITDRALQVEAKVLRWQFVAPVTP; from the coding sequence ATGACGGCTTTTATTACGCGCTGCTGCAAAAGGATTGAGGCCGGGCTGGCGCGGTTGGCGCTGGCGCTGCTGCTGCTGACGGCGTTCGCCGTGCAGGCCGGCAGCATCGAGCCGAAGCGCGCGGCGCTGACGCCGGGCGAAGACGGTTACGCGCTTTCCGCCGAGTTTGCGCTGGATCTCGGCAACCGGCTGGAAGATGCCGTGGCGCGTGGCGTGCCGCTATATTTCAACCTCGAGTTCGTGCTGGAGCGCCCGCGCAAGTACTGGGTCAACGAGCACGTCGTCACCCGCAGCCTGACTTACCGGCTTTCCTACAGCAGCCTGACGCGCCAGTACCGGCTGACCACCGGCAGCCTGCACCAGAATTTCGGCAGCCTGGCCGAGGCCTTGCGCGTGGTCGGCCGCATCGCCGCGCTGCCGGTGGTGGAAAAGGATGCGATCAAGGCCGGCGAATCCTACGAGGCGGCGGTGCGCCTGGCGCTCGACCGCAGCCAGTTGCCGAAACCCTTCCAGGTCGACGCCATCACCGATCGCGCCTTGCAGGTGGAGGCCAAGGTATTGCGCTGGCAGTTCGTCGCGCCGGTGACGCCATGA
- a CDS encoding sensor histidine kinase → MRVALAVVAALGAILLFLLASASANTALFAENYPWLLAINGIAAVALVVLVGLKLRRLRRDFRSGVFGSRLKSRLLLMLSLMAVLPGALVYGVSMQFAVKSIDSWFDVRVDAALEGGLNLGRSVLDTLQADLLEKARDAALDLGDDAFVTPSRLNRLREQAGAQSATLMTLSGQVLGSSSGELGSLLPSVPAPSQLRAARSGRGLALIGDAEGGGLMLRALAPVTSSGLNLDPRILQLTLAVPASIARSAQSVEAAHRDYQELQLGRVGLKRIYTLTLTLALLLALFAAIALAFFLAERLARPLLILAEGTQAVASGDYTPRATVEASDELGVLTHSFNSMTHQLSEARAQAEHHRQEMEAAQAYLESVLANLSAGVLAFDVRFRLRAANRGATAILGDDLAGFEQMRLQDWPRHETLAGAILGGFARRGDEWQEQLEIARPDGMPQALLVRGTALPGAGGGGYVVVFDDITRLIAAQRSAAWGEVAQRLAHEIKNPLTPIQLSAERLQLKLADQLTGASRELLDRATQTIVNQVEAMKNMVNDFRDYARTPLPQLAAVDLQALLGEILGLYENSAAAIAVAPAPTPVPPVLADANQLRQVLHNVLTNAQDALGGVADARITIAVAQEAARARLTVKDNGPGFPPQILSRAFEPYVTTKSKGTGLGLAIVKKIVDDHGGEIRLTNNNGGAVSIWLPLAVQNAGKGA, encoded by the coding sequence ATGAGGGTAGCGCTGGCGGTCGTTGCCGCACTGGGCGCGATTTTGCTGTTCCTGCTGGCCTCGGCCTCGGCCAACACCGCCTTGTTCGCCGAAAACTACCCCTGGCTGCTGGCGATCAACGGCATTGCCGCGGTGGCGCTGGTGGTGCTGGTCGGCCTCAAGCTGCGGCGGCTGCGCCGCGATTTCAGGAGCGGCGTATTCGGTTCGCGGCTCAAGTCGCGCCTGTTGCTGATGCTGTCATTGATGGCGGTGCTGCCCGGCGCGCTGGTGTATGGCGTGTCGATGCAGTTCGCGGTGAAGAGCATCGATTCCTGGTTCGACGTGCGCGTCGATGCCGCGCTCGAAGGCGGCCTCAACCTCGGTCGCAGCGTGCTCGATACCCTGCAGGCCGATTTGCTGGAGAAGGCCCGTGATGCGGCGCTCGACCTGGGCGACGATGCCTTCGTTACGCCGAGCCGGCTCAACCGCCTGCGCGAGCAGGCCGGCGCCCAGAGCGCAACCTTGATGACGCTCTCCGGCCAGGTGCTGGGAAGCAGTTCGGGCGAACTGGGCAGCCTGCTGCCTTCGGTGCCGGCGCCCAGCCAGTTGCGTGCCGCGCGCAGCGGACGCGGGCTGGCGCTGATCGGCGATGCCGAGGGTGGCGGCCTGATGTTGCGCGCGCTGGCACCGGTGACCAGCAGTGGCCTCAATCTCGATCCGCGCATCCTGCAACTGACGCTGGCGGTGCCGGCATCGATCGCCAGAAGCGCGCAGAGCGTCGAGGCGGCGCACCGCGACTATCAGGAGCTGCAACTGGGCCGGGTGGGCTTGAAACGCATCTACACGCTGACCCTGACGCTGGCCCTGCTGCTGGCGCTGTTCGCGGCGATTGCGCTGGCCTTCTTTCTTGCCGAGCGCCTGGCGCGACCGCTGCTGATCCTCGCCGAAGGCACGCAGGCGGTCGCCAGCGGCGACTACACACCGCGCGCGACGGTGGAAGCTTCGGACGAACTGGGCGTGCTGACGCATTCCTTCAACAGCATGACGCATCAACTCAGCGAGGCGCGGGCGCAGGCCGAGCATCATCGCCAGGAGATGGAGGCGGCGCAGGCTTATCTGGAATCGGTGCTGGCAAACCTGTCCGCCGGCGTGCTGGCTTTCGACGTGCGCTTTCGCCTGCGCGCGGCAAATCGCGGCGCGACCGCGATCCTCGGCGACGATCTGGCCGGCTTCGAACAGATGCGGCTGCAGGACTGGCCGCGCCACGAAACCCTGGCCGGGGCGATTCTCGGCGGCTTCGCGCGGCGCGGCGACGAGTGGCAGGAACAGCTCGAAATCGCGCGCCCGGACGGCATGCCGCAGGCGCTGCTGGTGCGGGGTACCGCCTTGCCGGGGGCGGGTGGCGGCGGCTACGTGGTGGTGTTCGACGACATCACGCGACTGATCGCGGCGCAGCGTTCCGCCGCCTGGGGCGAGGTGGCGCAGCGCCTGGCGCACGAGATCAAGAATCCGCTGACGCCGATCCAGCTTTCCGCCGAACGCCTGCAGCTCAAGCTGGCCGACCAGCTGACGGGCGCCTCGCGCGAATTGCTCGATCGCGCGACGCAGACCATCGTCAACCAGGTCGAGGCGATGAAGAACATGGTCAATGATTTCCGCGACTATGCGCGCACGCCGCTGCCGCAGCTTGCCGCGGTCGATCTGCAGGCGCTGCTGGGCGAGATCCTCGGCCTCTACGAGAATTCGGCGGCCGCGATCGCCGTGGCGCCAGCGCCGACTCCCGTGCCGCCCGTGCTGGCCGACGCCAACCAGTTGCGGCAGGTGCTGCACAACGTGTTGACCAATGCGCAGGATGCGCTGGGTGGCGTGGCCGATGCGCGCATCACGATCGCCGTGGCGCAGGAAGCGGCGCGCGCGCGGCTGACCGTCAAGGACAACGGCCCGGGCTTTCCGCCGCAGATCCTGTCGCGCGCCTTCGAGCCCTACGTCACCACCAAGTCGAAGGGCACCGGGCTGGGCCTGGCGATCGTGAAGAAAATCGTGGACGACCACGGCGGCGAAATTCGCCTGACGAACAACAATGGCGGCGCGGTCAGCATCTGGCTGCCGCTGGCGGTGCAGAATGCGGGAAAGGGAGCTTAG
- a CDS encoding sigma-54-dependent transcriptional regulator, producing MPKILVVDDEVGIRELLFEILRDEGHDVQLAENGAAARAAREAGRPDMVLLDIWMPDTDGITLLKEWAGNGQLNMPVVMMSGHATIDTAVEATRIGALDFLEKPIGMQKLLAAVKKALERSARHVNGGLSLGAFARPGPLRDLKRRLDQILAKSPLLLLRSAPGGIVELVARTAQVAGKPWIDLAHDSNPLSIEVLQRAAGGVLWCEELARLTRLQQKNLLFAAERLDRYSLRLVAATTQSSAELAALGWDEAGLARLFETGLGVPSLAELKDEVPDIAAHLLTQLMESDEIPLRRFSSAALNVLRQHAWGGGYGELKSAVKSLALASLGEEIGEDEALQLLAPAGEPGLAPAGLAPEVIELPLREAREAFERMYFEYHLAKDGGNMTRLAEKTGLERTHLYRKLKDLGLR from the coding sequence ATGCCGAAGATACTGGTGGTCGACGACGAGGTTGGGATACGCGAACTGCTCTTCGAAATCCTGCGCGACGAGGGACACGACGTCCAGCTGGCGGAAAACGGCGCGGCGGCGCGGGCAGCGCGCGAAGCCGGTCGCCCCGACATGGTGCTGCTCGACATCTGGATGCCCGATACCGATGGCATCACGCTGCTGAAGGAATGGGCCGGCAACGGCCAGCTCAACATGCCGGTGGTGATGATGTCGGGCCATGCCACGATCGACACGGCGGTGGAAGCGACGCGCATCGGTGCGCTGGATTTCCTCGAAAAGCCGATCGGCATGCAGAAGCTGCTGGCGGCGGTAAAGAAGGCGCTCGAGCGCAGCGCACGCCATGTCAATGGCGGCCTCTCGCTGGGCGCCTTCGCCCGCCCCGGCCCGCTGCGCGACCTCAAGCGCCGGCTGGATCAGATACTGGCCAAGAGCCCGCTGCTGCTGCTGCGTTCCGCCCCCGGCGGCATCGTCGAACTGGTGGCGCGCACGGCGCAGGTGGCGGGCAAGCCGTGGATCGATCTGGCGCACGATTCCAACCCCTTGAGCATCGAGGTGCTGCAGCGTGCCGCGGGCGGCGTGCTGTGGTGCGAGGAACTGGCGCGGCTGACCCGGCTGCAGCAGAAGAACCTGCTGTTCGCCGCCGAGCGCCTCGACCGCTACAGCCTGCGCCTGGTGGCGGCGACCACACAGTCCAGCGCGGAACTGGCGGCGCTGGGCTGGGACGAAGCCGGCCTCGCGCGCCTGTTCGAAACCGGCCTCGGCGTGCCCAGCCTGGCCGAACTGAAGGACGAGGTGCCCGACATTGCCGCGCATCTGTTGACGCAACTGATGGAAAGCGACGAGATTCCCCTGCGGCGCTTTTCCAGCGCGGCGCTCAATGTCCTGCGCCAGCATGCCTGGGGCGGCGGCTATGGCGAACTCAAGTCGGCGGTGAAGTCGCTGGCACTGGCCAGCCTCGGCGAGGAAATCGGCGAGGACGAGGCGCTGCAGCTGCTGGCCCCGGCCGGCGAACCCGGCCTTGCGCCGGCGGGCCTTGCGCCGGAAGTCATCGAGCTGCCGCTGCGCGAGGCGCGCGAGGCCTTCGAGCGCATGTACTTCGAATACCATCTGGCCAAGGACGGCGGCAACATGACGCGCCTGGCGGAAAAGACCGGGCTGGAACGCACACATCTGTATCGCAAACTGAAAGATCTCGGACTCCGTTGA
- the trkA gene encoding Trk system potassium transporter TrkA yields the protein MRIVILGAGQVGASVAEALASEINDVTVVDQSSTCLAQLADRLDVRTVTGNAALPSVLRSAGIEDAEMLVAVTQSDQTNLVACKIARHMFNVPTRIARLRGADFLADEALLADDMFAVSHAICPEQEITDYIARLVAFPEALQVLEFADGRATLVCVRAYEGGLLVGKQIQSMREHLPPQVDARIVAIFREHQPVDPTGRTVIEAGDEVFLLAAREHIRPVLRELRRMQEPVKRIMIAGGGNIGARIAGALEMNHEVKVIECDARRAEAIAARFRDALVLCGEATDENVLAQENIDEMDMFLALTNDDEDNIMAASLAKRLGCKRVLALINRRAYADMVQGGPIDIGLSPAQVSIGSLLTFVRHGDVARVHSLRRGAAEALELIVHGDRDSSKVVGRRIADLPVIKGAHIGAILRKGPPKTALQDGIPVTVSGDEVIIPHHDTTIEAGDHVVVFCTRKAQIPQVEKLFQVSANFF from the coding sequence ATGAGAATCGTCATCCTCGGTGCCGGCCAGGTCGGTGCCTCCGTGGCCGAGGCGCTGGCCTCGGAAATCAACGACGTTACGGTTGTCGACCAGAGCAGTACCTGCCTCGCGCAGCTGGCCGACCGTCTCGATGTGCGCACCGTGACCGGCAATGCGGCCTTGCCCTCGGTATTGCGCAGTGCCGGCATCGAGGATGCCGAAATGCTGGTGGCGGTGACGCAGTCGGACCAGACCAACCTGGTCGCCTGCAAGATCGCGCGTCACATGTTCAACGTGCCGACCCGGATCGCGCGCCTGCGCGGCGCGGACTTCCTCGCCGACGAAGCGTTGCTCGCCGACGACATGTTCGCCGTCAGCCACGCAATCTGTCCGGAGCAGGAGATCACCGACTACATCGCCCGGCTGGTGGCGTTTCCCGAGGCGCTGCAGGTGCTCGAATTCGCCGATGGCAGGGCGACCCTGGTTTGCGTGCGCGCCTATGAAGGGGGGCTGCTGGTCGGCAAACAGATCCAGTCCATGCGCGAGCACCTGCCGCCGCAGGTTGATGCCCGCATCGTGGCGATTTTTCGCGAGCACCAGCCGGTCGACCCCACCGGCAGGACGGTGATCGAAGCCGGCGACGAGGTCTTCCTGCTGGCGGCCAGAGAACATATCCGTCCGGTGCTGCGCGAATTGCGGCGCATGCAGGAGCCGGTGAAGCGGATCATGATCGCCGGCGGCGGCAACATCGGCGCCCGCATCGCCGGGGCGCTGGAAATGAATCACGAAGTCAAGGTCATCGAATGCGATGCGCGCCGTGCCGAGGCCATTGCCGCGCGCTTCAGGGATGCCCTGGTGCTTTGCGGCGAGGCGACCGACGAGAACGTGCTGGCACAGGAAAACATCGACGAGATGGACATGTTCCTCGCCCTGACCAATGACGACGAGGACAACATCATGGCCGCTTCGCTGGCCAAGCGCCTGGGCTGCAAGCGCGTGCTGGCGCTGATCAACCGCCGCGCCTATGCGGACATGGTGCAGGGCGGGCCGATCGACATCGGCCTCTCGCCGGCGCAGGTCTCCATCGGCTCGCTGCTGACGTTCGTGCGCCATGGCGACGTGGCGCGGGTGCATAGCCTGCGCCGGGGCGCCGCCGAGGCGCTGGAACTGATCGTGCATGGCGACCGCGACAGTTCGAAGGTGGTCGGCCGCCGCATCGCGGACCTGCCGGTGATCAAGGGCGCGCATATTGGCGCCATCCTGCGCAAGGGCCCGCCGAAGACAGCCTTGCAGGACGGCATCCCGGTGACGGTCTCGGGCGACGAGGTCATCATCCCGCATCACGATACGACGATCGAGGCCGGCGACCATGTCGTGGTGTTCTGCACCCGCAAGGCACAGATACCGCAGGTGGAAAAGCTGTTCCAGGTCAGTGCCAATTTCTTCTGA
- a CDS encoding TrkH family potassium uptake protein: MERYYPVVRVFGVLLMGFALAMLVPLVVSWSLHDGAESAYDEAFLLTFGTGATLWWAARREKRELKVRDGFLMVVMVWSLLPVFAGLPLILHLGVSFTDAYFEAMSGLTTTGSTVLSNLDTLPLSINLWRGMMVWLGGMGLIVLAVAVLPLLGIGGRQMFKAETPGPMKDSQLTPRMTQTAKGLWAVYAGVTVLCIFSLRWAGMSWFDAVMHAFTTMGLGGFSSHDASFGYWNSPLIEAVTIVFMLAAGMNFATMFLALHGRSFQPYLRDPEARWFLGVTFASVLGIAIYLWAMGTYPEFMTALRHSAFNVVSIATTTGYASVDYNLWPFFAPLWMLFLCSFVTSAGSTGGGIKMIRAIILYKQVYRELLRAMHPNIAWPVRIGDNPVPHNILFAVLAFGFMYMASIVSLTLLMSLSGLDIVTAFSAVVASINNTGPGLNQVGPATTYEILTDFQTWVCSFAMLLGRLEIFTLLVVLTPAFWRR, encoded by the coding sequence ATGGAACGCTACTACCCGGTGGTTCGCGTCTTCGGCGTGCTGCTGATGGGTTTTGCGCTGGCCATGCTGGTGCCGCTGGTTGTTTCCTGGTCGCTGCATGACGGCGCCGAATCGGCCTACGACGAAGCCTTCCTGCTCACCTTCGGCACCGGTGCGACGCTGTGGTGGGCGGCGCGCCGAGAGAAGCGCGAACTCAAGGTGCGCGACGGCTTCCTCATGGTGGTCATGGTCTGGTCGCTGTTGCCGGTGTTTGCCGGGCTGCCATTGATCCTGCATCTCGGCGTGTCCTTCACCGATGCCTACTTCGAGGCAATGTCGGGGCTGACCACTACCGGCTCCACCGTGCTGTCGAATCTCGACACGCTGCCACTGTCGATCAATCTCTGGCGCGGGATGATGGTCTGGCTGGGCGGCATGGGCCTGATCGTGCTGGCCGTGGCCGTGCTGCCGCTGCTCGGCATCGGCGGCCGGCAGATGTTCAAGGCCGAAACGCCGGGACCGATGAAGGATTCTCAGTTGACGCCGCGCATGACACAAACCGCCAAGGGGCTCTGGGCCGTCTATGCGGGCGTGACCGTGCTGTGCATCTTCAGCCTGCGTTGGGCCGGCATGAGCTGGTTCGATGCCGTGATGCACGCCTTCACCACCATGGGGCTGGGCGGATTTTCCAGTCACGATGCGAGCTTCGGTTACTGGAATTCGCCGCTGATCGAGGCCGTGACGATCGTGTTCATGCTGGCGGCCGGGATGAACTTCGCGACCATGTTCCTCGCGCTGCACGGGCGTTCCTTCCAGCCCTACCTGCGCGATCCGGAAGCGCGCTGGTTTCTCGGCGTGACGTTCGCCAGCGTGCTCGGCATCGCGATTTACCTGTGGGCAATGGGGACCTACCCGGAGTTCATGACGGCCCTGCGCCATTCCGCCTTCAACGTCGTCTCGATCGCCACCACCACGGGCTATGCCAGCGTCGACTACAATTTGTGGCCCTTCTTCGCGCCGCTGTGGATGCTGTTCCTCTGCAGCTTCGTCACCAGCGCCGGGTCCACCGGCGGCGGCATCAAGATGATCCGCGCCATCATTCTCTACAAGCAAGTGTATCGGGAACTGCTGCGCGCGATGCACCCGAACATTGCCTGGCCGGTGCGCATCGGCGACAACCCGGTGCCGCACAACATTCTGTTTGCCGTGCTGGCCTTCGGCTTCATGTACATGGCCAGCATTGTTTCGCTGACCCTGCTGATGTCGCTCTCCGGCCTGGACATCGTCACCGCCTTCTCCGCCGTGGTCGCCAGCATCAACAACACCGGACCGGGATTGAACCAGGTCGGTCCGGCGACCACCTACGAAATCCTGACCGATTTTCAGACCTGGGTATGCAGCTTCGCCATGCTGCTCGGCCGGCTGGAGATCTTCACCTTGCTCGTGGTGCTGACACCGGCCTTCTGGCGGCGCTAG